Proteins from a single region of Sesamum indicum cultivar Zhongzhi No. 13 linkage group LG5, S_indicum_v1.0, whole genome shotgun sequence:
- the LOC105162397 gene encoding dnaJ homolog subfamily C GRV2-like isoform X1 has product MVAPSICTLFLDFRALVNEPNSFLAMLSGEPTIVDAAAAIVTRNPKAMIRLYSTGAFYFALAYPGSNLLSIHQFFSVTHVYQAFHGGEEAAVSSSLPLGKRSVLGGLLPESLLYVLERSGQVAFAAAMVSDSDTPEIIWTHKMRAENLICQHLGDFPQKLSQHRHSLYDYAPMPPVTYPELKDEMWCHRYYLRNLCDEIRFPNWPIVEHVEFLQSLLVMWREELTRRPMDLSEEEACKILEISIDELSRDDAPKKPSFESVEEIPNISKQIEYIDEEKLMRQYRTLAMKYHPDKNPEGREKFLAVQKAYECL; this is encoded by the exons ATGGTGGCTCCATCAATATGCACATTGTTTCTCGATTTCAGAGCTTTGGTTAATGAACCAAACTCTTTCCTCGCAATGCTTTCTGGTGAACCGACTATTGttgatgctgctgctgctatAGTTACTAGGAACCCAAAAGCAATGATCCGATTATACAGTACAGGCGCATTTTATTTTGCTCTGGCTTACCCTGGATCTAATCTACTTTCAATTCACCAATTCTTCTCAGTGACTCATGTTTATCAAGCTTTTCAtggtggtgaggaagctgcaGTTTCCTCTTCTCTACCTTTGGGGAAACGAAGTGTTTTGGGCGGCCTCTTACCTGAGTCATTGCTTTATGTACTGGAACGTAGCGGCCAAGTTGCTTTTGCCGCAGCAATGGTTTCTGATTCTGACACTCCTGAGATTATTTGGACACACAAGATGCGAGCAGAAAATCTGATCTGTCAG CATCTTGGTGATTTCCCTCAGAAATTGTCACAGCATCGTCATTCCTTATATGACTATGCTCCAATGCCACCAGTGACATATCCAGAGCTGAAAGATGAAATGTGGTGTCATCGTTATTATCTTCGAAACTTATGTGATGAAATTAGATTTCCTAATTGGCCTATTGTTGAACATGTTGAGTTTTTGCAATCATTGCTAGTAATGTGGAGAGAAGAGTTAACTCGAAGGCCAATGGACCTTTCTGAAGAAGAAGCTTGCAAGATACTAGAGATTTCCATTGATGAATTATCCAGAGACGACGCCCCTAAGAAACCAAGTTTTGAGTCAGTTGAGGAGATACCTAATATATCAAAGCAGATTGAGTATATTGATGAGGAAAAGCTCATGAGACAGTATAGGACACTTGCAATGAAGTATCATCCTGACAAAAATCCTGAAGGGAGGGAGAAGTTTCTGGCAGTGCAGAAAGCTTATGAGTGCTTGTAG